A stretch of DNA from Oceanispirochaeta sp.:
TCCATCCTGCAGGTTGATCACTCTACCGGCTCTTTTTCCCTGATCGGGGTTATGGGTCACCATGACTACGGTGACTCCCCTTTTATTAAATCCTTCCAATATCTGCATGATCTCCTCTCCCTTATCGCTGGGCAGGTTTCCCGTCGGCTCATCCGCCAGGATCAGGTCAGGGTCATTGGAGAGAGACCGGGCAATGGCCACTCTCTGCTGCTCCCCTCCGCTCAGCATGGTGGGGAGGTGATGCATCCGGTGATCCATTCCGACTTCGGTCAGCAGTTCCACCGCCCGGTTTCTCCGCGTCTGCCAGAGGACCCCGGCATAGCTCATGGGGAGCATCACATTTTCAAGGGCGCTGAGCTCGGGAAAGAGGTTGAAACTCTGGAAGATGAAACCGAAATGCTGGTTTCTGATGCGGGCCTGCTCCTTATCGGGGAGAGAGGAAATATCATAATCCTCCAGAAAATACTGGCCCGAGGAAATGCTGTCGAGGATGCCCAGGATGTGCATGAGAGTGGACTTCCCGGAACCGGAAGGTCCCATGATGGCGATGTATT
This window harbors:
- a CDS encoding ABC transporter ATP-binding protein, coding for MIKMTNINKIYDLGDTKVSALKDVSLTIERGEYIAIMGPSGSGKSTLMHILGILDSISSGQYFLEDYDISSLPDKEQARIRNQHFGFIFQSFNLFPELSALENVMLPMSYAGVLWQTRRNRAVELLTEVGMDHRMHHLPTMLSGGEQQRVAIARSLSNDPDLILADEPTGNLPSDKGEEIMQILEGFNKRGVTVVMVTHNPDQGKRAGRVINLQDGVLQEDLSGNASFKREDLRA